The following are encoded together in the Planococcus antarcticus DSM 14505 genome:
- a CDS encoding potassium channel family protein codes for MIFLDILYLVIGILLIVLCIIDFTWTTLWIDGGAGPVTDRLSSFIWRTFRLFVGDHSKSLSLAGPVVLSASLTMWIAILWAGWTLVFAGLEGSISPSHGNDPISWFDRIYFAGYLIFTLGNGDFSPTEGVWQILTVLATGTGMLFITFGVTYLISILSAVTVKRSFSASIQGLGHSAEELVESAWNGSNFHDIDSLLTTYSEQLSSLTAQHIAYPVLHYYHAANNVSSMPTAVVVLDEALSIMGVPRDCHPNQLLLKETQSSVQLYLETLNKSFYKPSKNVPELPDFKFLSNAGIPLVPSEEFKEAYKQLRERRRKLLGVIEADARPWPKR; via the coding sequence ATGATTTTTCTGGATATACTTTATTTAGTAATTGGAATTCTATTGATTGTCCTGTGCATCATTGATTTTACTTGGACCACGCTGTGGATTGACGGCGGAGCAGGACCGGTTACTGACCGTTTGTCATCGTTCATCTGGAGAACCTTCCGCCTATTTGTAGGAGACCATTCAAAGTCTTTGAGTTTAGCCGGACCCGTCGTATTGAGCGCTTCTCTTACGATGTGGATCGCCATCCTGTGGGCAGGATGGACTTTGGTGTTTGCTGGACTAGAAGGGTCGATTTCACCTTCTCATGGAAATGACCCGATTTCTTGGTTTGATCGCATTTATTTTGCAGGTTATTTAATCTTCACATTAGGAAACGGCGATTTCAGTCCGACTGAAGGAGTTTGGCAAATCCTCACAGTTCTCGCTACTGGAACAGGAATGCTGTTCATCACCTTTGGCGTCACTTACTTAATCTCTATATTGAGTGCGGTAACAGTTAAACGTTCTTTCTCAGCCAGCATTCAGGGACTGGGACACTCTGCGGAAGAGCTGGTTGAAAGCGCATGGAACGGCAGTAATTTCCACGACATCGATTCACTGCTGACTACTTATTCGGAGCAGTTAAGCTCGTTAACGGCTCAGCACATTGCTTATCCTGTACTGCATTACTATCACGCAGCAAATAATGTGTCGTCCATGCCGACAGCGGTCGTGGTTCTTGACGAAGCACTAAGCATCATGGGTGTACCAAGAGACTGCCATCCCAATCAGCTATTGTTGAAAGAAACACAGTCCAGTGTGCAGCTTTACCTGGAAACGCTCAATAAATCCTTTTATAAGCCGTCAAAAAATGTACCCGAGCTGCCGGATTTCAAATTTCTCAGTAATGCTGGAATCCCTCTCGTTCCGAGTGAAGAGTTCAAAGAAGCTTATAAACAGTTGCGAGAACGCCGCAGAAAATTACTGGGGGTCATTGAAGCGGATGCGAGGCCATGGCCAAAACGATGA
- a CDS encoding NAD-dependent deacylase, protein MIKDWLTNAKYMVVFTGAGMSTESGLPDFRSANTGLWQQKDPSQVASVKALNTNVEEFIEFYRKRVLGVKEFEPHNGHRILAEWENDGRLQSIITQNVDGFHQLAGNRNVAELHGTLQKVHCQSCGTSYSSEEFLGESYHCECSGLLRPSVVLFGEMLPEEPFEIAFNEAIRADLFIVLGSSLSVTPANQFPLIAKENGSKLVIVNQEATPFDSYADLVINNRQIGDVLSEWHRFWTD, encoded by the coding sequence ATGATTAAAGATTGGCTAACAAATGCTAAGTATATGGTGGTGTTTACCGGTGCCGGCATGTCCACTGAAAGCGGATTGCCCGACTTCCGCTCAGCGAACACGGGGCTGTGGCAACAAAAAGATCCAAGTCAAGTAGCAAGCGTCAAGGCATTGAATACAAACGTCGAGGAATTTATCGAATTTTACCGAAAACGTGTACTTGGTGTAAAGGAGTTTGAACCGCATAATGGCCATCGCATCTTAGCGGAATGGGAAAACGACGGACGGCTCCAGTCCATCATCACCCAAAACGTCGACGGCTTCCACCAACTGGCAGGCAACAGAAACGTCGCCGAGTTGCACGGCACATTGCAAAAGGTTCATTGTCAATCATGCGGAACTTCTTACAGCAGCGAAGAATTCCTCGGTGAATCGTACCACTGCGAATGTAGCGGCCTCCTTCGTCCTTCTGTTGTGCTGTTTGGGGAGATGCTGCCGGAAGAACCTTTCGAAATAGCATTTAACGAAGCAATTCGGGCCGATTTATTCATTGTTCTCGGTTCTTCGTTGTCTGTCACGCCTGCCAACCAATTTCCGCTCATTGCCAAAGAAAACGGCTCTAAACTTGTCATTGTCAACCAGGAAGCGACACCCTTCGATAGCTATGCCGACCTGGTGATCAACAACCGGCAAATCGGCGATGTCTTGTCAGAATGGCATCGCTTTTGGACAGATTAA
- a CDS encoding acetamidase/formamidase family protein, producing the protein MIHSIPLNSSQLHSSFNREYKPILTVASGDTIQLKTLDIQWGYSASQTDERTIFTSRENEEKLAHPIIGPIAIAGAKPGMVLEVRTNKLIPGWYGRNWAGGIHAWQNEKLGIVDSERLQVDWKLDAERMTGSCELSGQEFKVGLSPFLGLMGVAPAEAGSFPTKPPGYFGGNIDCKELVPGSSLFLPISVDGALFSLGDGHALQGDGESSGTAIECPMDLADITLTLHEDMTLSMPRANTPAGWITFGFAEDLNEAASVALSDMVSFMEQLYGISRTEATALSSVAVDLHITQVVNNVKGVHAILPHAVIR; encoded by the coding sequence GTGATCCATTCTATACCACTCAATTCAAGTCAGCTTCATTCTTCCTTTAACCGGGAATACAAGCCGATTCTGACCGTCGCTTCAGGAGACACTATTCAGTTGAAAACACTCGACATCCAATGGGGTTATTCGGCATCCCAAACCGACGAACGGACGATCTTTACATCACGCGAAAACGAAGAAAAACTTGCCCATCCTATTATCGGCCCGATTGCAATCGCAGGCGCTAAACCCGGCATGGTGCTAGAAGTTCGCACCAACAAGCTGATACCCGGCTGGTATGGGCGCAACTGGGCTGGCGGAATACACGCCTGGCAAAATGAAAAACTGGGCATTGTCGATAGCGAACGACTACAAGTGGATTGGAAGCTAGATGCAGAAAGAATGACCGGCAGTTGTGAACTGAGCGGTCAGGAATTCAAAGTCGGCTTGTCTCCTTTTCTCGGCTTAATGGGCGTAGCACCTGCCGAAGCCGGTAGCTTTCCGACAAAGCCTCCTGGCTATTTTGGCGGCAATATCGACTGCAAGGAATTGGTGCCAGGCAGCAGCCTGTTTCTGCCTATTTCAGTAGATGGTGCGCTGTTTTCATTGGGCGATGGCCACGCACTTCAAGGAGATGGTGAAAGTTCTGGTACGGCAATTGAATGCCCAATGGATTTGGCCGATATTACGCTAACCCTCCATGAAGATATGACACTTTCCATGCCGCGTGCTAATACGCCAGCCGGATGGATCACTTTTGGATTCGCTGAGGACCTCAACGAAGCGGCATCCGTCGCACTTTCTGATATGGTCTCTTTCATGGAGCAATTGTATGGCATTTCCCGGACTGAAGCAACAGCCTTATCGAGTGTGGCAGTCGATCTGCACATCACTCAAGTCGTCAATAATGTTAAAGGCGTCCATGCGATTTTGCCTCATGCAGTGATTCGATAA